A window from Cryptomeria japonica unplaced genomic scaffold, Sugi_1.0 HiC_scaffold_671, whole genome shotgun sequence encodes these proteins:
- the LOC131872581 gene encoding NADH-ubiquinone oxidoreductase chain 4L-like: MDLVKYSTFPMIIPLSGIRGIFPNRRNITIMSMSIESMLPAVNSNPLVFPVYPDDMMGQSFALSVLTVAAAESAIGLAIPVITFRIRGTIAVESINRMKGRAAPARIVLVVFWGNELAATNTKNSKARNYYSQPLELTS, translated from the coding sequence ATGGATCTCGTCAAATATtcaacatttcctatgatcattCCCCTCTCGGGTATTCGGGGAATCTTCCCAAATAGACGGAATATTACTATTATGTCAATGTCCATTGAATCAATGTTACCAGCCGTCAATTCGAACCCTTTGGTATTCCCCGTTTATCCGGATGATATGATGGGTCAATCATTTGCCTTATCGGTGTTAACGGTGGCAGCTGCGGAATCTGCTATTGGGTTGGCCATCCCGGTTATTACTTTCCGAATTCGAGGGACCATTGCAGTAGAATCTATCAATCGCATGAAGGGTCGAGCAGCACCAGCACGAATTGTTTTGGTCGTTTTTTGGGGGAACGAACTGGCCGCTACAAATACGAAGAACTCCAAAGCACGGAACTACTATAGCCAACCACTAGAGCTAACCAGCTAA
- the LOC131077508 gene encoding NADH-ubiquinone oxidoreductase chain 4, producing MDKPITPPFVLGAPSAVVLPTNPPNVSMLRQFRECYSDLSGLIPCPVLGSIILLFIPNSRIRLIRFIGPCVSLLTFLYSLVLRMQSDSSTAEFQFVGTIRWLPHENINLYMGPDGISSFFVVLTTFPIPIRILVGWSSIESYGKEYVIVFPICEFLMIAVSRMPDLLLLHVLLESVLIPMLCGAEHLLFAGSFSLCRSLVQ from the coding sequence ATGGATAAACCCATCACTCCTCCGTTCGTGTTGGGAGCCCCATCTGCTGTTGTGTTGCCAACGAATCCTCCCAATGTTTCTATGTTACGGCAATTTCGTGAATGCTATTCCGATCTGAGTGGTCTGATTCCGTGTCCCGTGCTGGGGAGCATTATCCTCCTCTTCATTCCAAACTCAAGAATACGACTGATACGATTCATCGGCCCGTGCGTCTCTCTCCTCACTTTCTTGTACTCCCTCGTTCTCCGGATGCAATCTGATTCCTCCACGGCCGAATTCCAATTCGTGGGAACCATTCGATGGCTTCCTCATGAGAACATCAATTTGTACATGGGTCCAGATGGTATCTCCTCATTCTTTGTGGTATTGACCACATTTCCAATCCCTATTCGCATTCTAGTGGGCTGGTCCAGTATAGAAAGTTATGGGAAAGAGTATGTTATAGTATTTCCAATTTGCGAATTTCTCATGATCGCCGTGTCTCGCATGCCGGATCTTTTACTACTCCATGTTCTTCTCGAAAGCGTGCTAATCCCTATGTTGTGCGGAGCTGAGCACCTTCTATTCGCTGGGAGCTTCTCCCTCTGCAGGAGCCTTGTGCAGTAA
- the LOC131872582 gene encoding uncharacterized protein LOC131872582 produces the protein MTNYRTDLKVDEIGRVVSVGDGIARVYGLNEIQAGEMVEFASGVKGIALNLENEIFILPTPLNFVLLFILPTPLNFVLLFILPTPLNFVLLFLPTPLSLSPRQKRRREESPPPAVDQAEEGPLEEPTPEPEEGPADEEYQAEGEEETDGEEADDTEEAQPRGSSPDTSDYERESGWDNLTPEQRSILRRGDKRNRAFLTFDPSSPSSSSEGSNRGEFLTFDPPSASSSSEGENSEGTGGGSWGDDEWE, from the coding sequence ATGACCAACTATAGGACCGATCTAAAGGTTGATGAGATCGGTCGAGTGGTCTCAGTCGGAGATGGGATTGCACGTGTCTATGGATTGAACGAGATTCAAGCTGGGGAAATGGTCGAATTTGCCAGCGGTGTGAAAGGAATAGCGTTGAATCTTGAGAATGAGATATTTATCCTCCCTACCCCATTGAATTTTGTCCTCCTATTTATCCTCCCTACCCCATTGAATTTTGTCCTCCTATTTATCCTCCCTACCCCATTGAATTTTGTCCTACTATTTCTCCCTACCCCTCTATCACTTTCTCCTCGTCAAAAACGAAGGAGAGAGGAGAGCCCCCCGCCCGCAGTGGATCAAGCCGAGGAAGGGCCTTTAGAAGAGCCCACCCCTGAACCCGAGGAGGGGCCCGCCGATGAGGAATATCAGGCTGAAGGCGAGGAAGAAACCGATGGGGAAGAGGCTGACGACACCGAGGAAGCCCAACCCAGAGGGTCCTCGCCCGACACCTCCGATTACGAGCGTGAATCGGGGTGGGATAACTTGACTCCCGAGCAACGAAGCATCCTTAGGCGGGGGGATAAGAGAAATAGGGCATTCTTGACCTTTGATCCCTCGAGTCCTTCCTCATCCTCTGAGGGATCAAATCGCGGCGAATTCTTGACCTTTGATCCCCCGAGTGCTTCCTCATCCTCTGAGGGAGAGAACTCGGAGGGTACTGGGGGGGGCTCCTGGGGTGATGACGAGTGGGAATAA